One window from the genome of Crassostrea angulata isolate pt1a10 chromosome 2, ASM2561291v2, whole genome shotgun sequence encodes:
- the LOC128172294 gene encoding BTB/POZ domain-containing protein 6-like: protein MAIRENSNGNWQAGKNVLGCNEYMLNNQIYCDVTFKVGTAGKEVKAHKYVLASRSSVFAAMLYGSLSEANDVIAVPDIEAEIFNILLKFLYFEDHGIDDTTVITTLYAAEKYAVTELVGICQSFLESKIAADNVCVIMENARMFNMADLLTKCKDFIFVTGYVASRVFESDSFLDLKREILLSLVESDELPLEENFIYQSLIRWAKHKCVKEGKENPNLTDIRKMLANTIFEVRFPTMSLETFWKDMASDEILTPDEKVHISQVIVGKTNQNTVFKSTVRKRDVHILRSQSDPTVCSWGYAGSVDAIEFEVNKPVSLCGILLYGNSNNQYSYDVEIKIISLSDIVLVHMLPKKITESCKMFQVNFDKPCKVNPNERYTVWVKMNGSKSYRGNYSECVEYKDHKFKFYKSKYSNNGTDVGIGQIPGLLCYLK from the exons ATGGCGATACGTGAAAATAGCAACGGAAATTGGCAGGCTGGAAAAAATGTACTTGGATGCAATGAATATATGTTGAACAACCAAATATACTGTGACGTCACTTTTAAAGTCGGAACAGCGGGAAAAGAGGTGAAGGCACACAAGTATGTCCTAGCCAGTAGAAGCTCAGTGTTTGCTGCAATGCTTTATGGAAGTTTATCAGAAGCTAATGACGTCATAGCCGTACCAGACATAGAAgctgaaatatttaatattcttttaaa GTTTTTGTATTTTGAAGACCACGGAATCGATGATACAACTGTTATAACAACACTTTATGCTGCTGAGAAATACGCCGTTACTGAACTAGTTGGAATTTGCCAATCTTTTCTAGAGTCAAAAATTGCAGCGGACAACGTCTGTGTTATCATGGAAAATGCCAGGATGTTTAACATGGCTGATTTGTTAACGAAATGCAAAGACTTCATTTTTGTCACTGGGTATGTTGCTAGCAGAGTATTCGAGTCTGATAGTTTCCTTGATCTTAAAAGAGAAATCTTGCTATCACTCGTTGAATCAGATGAATTACCTCTTGAGGAAAATTTCATATACCAGTCATTAATACGCTGGGCCAAACATAAATGTGTTAAGGAAGGGAAAGAGAATCCAAATTTGACAGATATTCGAAAAATGCTAGCAAATACTATTTTCGAGGTACGATTTCCAACCATGTCTCTAGAAACCTTTTGGAAGGATATGGCATCAGATGAAATATTGACTCCCGATGAAAAAGTTCATATTTCTCAAGTTATAGTTGGAAAAACTAATCAAAATACCGTTTTCAAATCGACTGTACGTAAAAGAGATGTACACATTTTGAGATCTCAATCCGATCCCACTGTATGCAGTTGGGGATATGCTGGCAGCGTGGATGCTATAGAATTCGAAGTAAACAAACCTGTTTCCTTATGTGGTATTCTGCTATATGGAAATTCAAATAATCAATACAGTTATGATGTGGAgataaaaatcatttctttatCTGATATTGTTCTGGTACACATGCTACCAAAGAAGATTACGGAATCTTGCAAAATGTTTCAAGTTAATTTCGACAAACCATGTAAAGTAAATCCAAACGAGAGATATACAGTATGGGTAAAGATGAACGGATCTAAATCATACCGAGGAAATTATTCTGAATGTGTTGAGTATAAAGaccataaattcaaattttataagaGTAAGTACTCCAACAATGGAACAGATGTTGGAATAGGACAAATTCCTGGACTTCTTTGTTATTTGAAGTAG